The genome window TTTCGCATcttaatcataatcataatataCAACATAagatttataatatatttattttttgtttgtttaaggGCTAATGAATGTACTTCACTCGAAATCGTACTATGTAAgatttatacatatacaatatatatgtagtatatatatacctatcaatatatttatatttctatatagcTTATAGCCTAACATAAACGggcaatatataatatataaaaaattatgttGATAATAAAAGTTTTGCTGATCAACAAATATTGGTGTTCTGTCGATATTTTCatcgattttcattttatacgttttttttgttttgtttttaagatTGGGTTTCTTCACACTTTGTATGAAGAAATGGCCAAACGTTCGCGACGTTCAAGGTTCATTTAACTAATACTAATTTtgcatatataataatatatttatgtataaattcAGTTTGTTTTCCTGTTCTGTTGATTTTTcgcacaacaaacacacaaatctGGTTTTGTAGCACAGCGAGTGAAATGTTTTGCAACTTTCATAGATTTTTCGCATAAATACGCGAAAAATCAGAAAGTTCTCTCAGTTGAGATTGGAGGATGGGGTCAGGAGGAAGATAGTAAAAGATGATGGAGGAGGGAGCagtaaaaattggaaaaaattaGACTGTTCAGTTTGGGATGCTTTACGTAAGTAAATTGGCTGCAACTGGGCAAGTTTCTTAACACTCtgaatgattgattgattctTCTTCCTATAAATGtaattctaattttaattgttgttgaattcTGCACCGTTTGCTGTGGGTTCTGTTTTTGCCTAGCCTCTCGATCGTATTGCTCGAGCTGTGCTAGTCTTAAGTtagattaataataatgtggtATATCTATAATTATGTATAGATAACATCTTTTGGACACACAGACATtagctataaatatattacaacttggttttgaatatattaaatatatataaaactattCATTAAATGCTAAAACATTCTATTTACATGGgtttttataagtattttcTACACCTttcatcaatttttttttttaatttttttaatcttGTTTTTTGTACTATTacgtatataatattaataagtataataataatattgagtTTGAGTTACGTTTTTTTCTCTTACAAATGTTGAACTGTTCATTTTGATTGCTGGGCGAGTCTTGGTAATCTGTTATACAACtgttatatttctatatagtataatagtACTATAGTACATGTACAATTTGCAGTGTGTCGTTGTTCAGGTCAAAAGTTtcgaaaaagaaaattcacaCTTAGCCTAcgtttatttcctttttgacAATGTTTTCGAGTGAAATTTTgagttaaaaaatataacaagagATTCTTGGCTTTAAAaagataaatacaaaaaaaatgaatgggAGGGAAACAAAACGCTCGTATGAATTGTACAACAAATGAATGCATAGAATTtcagttcaaataaaatttggcaatttgttgcaatATCAATATTCGACATATTATCCGTTAATTTTGTtgtatcattttttttaaactaaagAAAATCAGCCTTTTCTTGCtatacacataaatacaaatacatatgctATATACTAGGATATAGTAGATGAGTgttccgtgtgtgtgtgtgtttgtgttaatTAGTTAAatctgttgtggttgttgtggttgatGAAATGTGTTGCTTATTTGAGCCTGCGTCGCTTATTGCCTCCAGCTGTTGCACCTGCGACTGCTACTGTTACAGACGCGGCGGCTTGaagctgtgttgtgttgtgttgcacTCCACACTCAGCTGATGCTCCATGGTGTCCATCTTGTCATAGTCAATGCTGCCACAATCGGCTATCGAGTTGCGCACCGACGGCGGCTGCTCAGCGCCCGGCAACATACCCACCAGCAACAGTGGCTTATTCAATGGCGCAGCAGCAACGGTTGCCGCTGTGCCACCGGCCACATTGCCGGTGAGTTGCTCGTTGCTGatgctattgctgctgttgctctggctgCCACCAATCTGTTTCTCCTTATGGCGACGCAGCGACGAACGCAACGGATACTGACGCGGCACATTGATGAGCAGCCGGCGAGTGTTGCTGCTGGGattgatgatgctgctgttgttgccaccgcTGTTGGGATTGCCGCCGAGACTGATGTTGGGACGACGCGATGCATATTGTATGGACTCGGCGCTGTTACTCAAACGGATGTTGCCAACTGAAGAAGAGGAGACGGATTCGTAACGTATGTACACGATGATGGGCGGCAGAGGTCGGAGGGAGAAGTgacaaaagagaaagagagaaacgAAAAATAAGATTTGTTCATAAAGAGTTGTTGAGGTTAAGTTTgttagttgctgttgttgttgttggtggatGGTTGTTGGTTCTGCTTggtctttttattatttatttttctaggTAGTTCTTGTTTTGGTGGTTGTTCgactgatgttgttgctgttactgttgttgtggGCGTGGTGTGGCGCTTTTTTTGCTTGcagaacaaaaacaactcaTAAACAAATACACGAAGCACAAAGTTGTACACacagaaaacacaaaacttaTGTTTGGGTTAGTacacataaaaatgaaacaacaattacaacaaatttatatgtgtatgtatatgtatatatgtttaagTATACAGGTGTctttgtatgtttgtgtgctgTCTTTACATTAAACGAAACAAAGCgcttaaaacatttaatttaaatacacaagttctaaattattattactgtatattttgatcaaaacaataattcaaataaaataaattataatataaattaaatgttaatcgTATATAACTACAAACGAAATATTATAacgtttaaataaatatattaaataaattacaaataaatcgaaatcgtatcaataacaaaacaaattattttattttacaaatctgaataaaaatataaaatttcatgTTGCTCGTTTATCATGCAAGCAAAATTTCGAGTTGCAGTCTCTGAGAATTCTAGAGGCGCTAATTTTTGAGAATCACTTAGAGAGGTCGAATCATTTCGTTCGTTTGAAGCTTTAGATGTCGTTTCAAATTAtacttttcaaaaataaatcgatttatagttaaatataaatgcattttgagAATCTTTGTTAAATATCTTTTTAGATCACACATGATTAATTGCAGTATCTTCAAGTTAAAAACGTACAAATTGTTAGATTAACGTTTCGATATTGAATCGTGATGCATGATAAACACAAATGagattttaaaaacataataataaatgattaaattaagGACATTCATGGGGATGCTTGGGACATAGTTCACTGTTTCACATAGTTCTGGTTTCATGTTGTTAGTTGCAAGTCATGGGAGTTACATTGCGGGGGGGGGACAACTATAGGGGCATTCCACATTTGCAATTCGCTTTCTCTTTTTGAGAGATTTTTTATGTTGTGATTTTACAAAATGATAAACgttcaaaacaaaatgaaaatggttTTAAAACAAGAAAtccaaaacattaaaaatgacTGTGacaaagttgttgctgttgttgttgtggtggtggttgctgctgtggctgttgttatggttgttgttgttgctgttattagGCGACTCAATCGACTGATACAACGTGGTGGCAGAAGCGCTGCCACCAAAACgacgcagctgctgctgcaactgttgctgctgctgatgttgctgttgtcgtggCAGCAATATGGGAGTCGAGTGTCGCAAGAGCAACGATGTCGGCTGTACATGTTGCTGCAACTCATGAGCCTGCAACGTGTGCAACACGTGACCATCAAGCGAATCACAATCGCTGTCAGAGTCAACGACAACATCAGCAGTttctgttgcagcagcagcagcggcagcaacagttgctgctggcaAACACTGTGTTGAGTAATAGCATGAATTGTTGAGTGTGTCATGTTGTTGCAGATAGAAGCTTTGAGCATGTTGCAACAaattgttactgctgctgctgtgattgttattattgttgttgttgccggtaagtagtagttgttgttgttgttgatgatgattgtTGGTGATGTTTGCTGTTagtgctgctgtcgctgctgaatttttattataactaCCCGAATTAACGTCCAACAGCAGACGAcgctgtagctgctgctgcggcggcttCAGCAGACCCTTGGAATGtatgtgttgctgctgctgctgctgttgctccaactgttgatgctgctcctgttgctgaCGACCGTAGCTGTAGCTATCCTCGGTGTCCATCATATCCTCCTGGTCCAGCTCACGCTGCTGCCGCCGATAAAAGTGATAGAGCAACGCCGCTTGGCTACGCTCCGCCtccaaagcagcagctgctccgcCGGCAACCGTTTGCCGCATGTCGCGTGTGCTGCCGCCGCCCAAGTAGCCAgctgcggcggcggctgctgcggctaggcagcagttgctgcaaGTGTCCGCCGGCAGCTGGAGCGAGACAACCGCATCCCTTGGCCCCAGGAACCATTCGGACCTGGTGCGCATTCGTGCGGTTTGTCGTTCATGAACCTAACGCATTGCATatttgcatgttgttgttgttggttgttggttgttggttgttgttgtgtgtttgatatttagtttgcaattgttgttgtcatgtgtggttgttgttgttgtcgtcgtgatgtgttgttgttgttgttgttgttgttgtagtcgttgttgttgttgtttttggggAAGACGGGGATTCGAAAATTTCGCATTAGAGTTTTGgcatttcgtttttgttttctttaatttctaaatagttttttaggcgcaattttgaattttttttttagatttgttGCTTATTTAAAGAAAGATTTGTCAAGacatttgcagttgcatttcaaacaaattgaaaatcataaataatgcaaaaatatttaaaaaaaaaaacttgttaagCAATACATAAAGGAAattaacaaatacaattatgTACAAATTCATTTCTAAAGCAGCGGAaaatagtgcaaaatattgaTAACAATTCTCAAGaataaaaatcacaaataCATAGAGCATTGAGGGTATTCACTgtggcaattaaaattattcaaaataacaaaagctgGCGAAAGAAATACAAGGTTAAAGCTAATAGTTTTAACTAAAAAGAATAATgcgaataattaaaaaataaataacattggGGGTATTCACTGTAGAACAATTAAACTTTGATAGTGGCAAactttaagtttttaattaaaagcaaaaattaaaaaaactaatgtgagaaaatacaaaatttgcaaagtaaatattaattctaaaaaaatgtttaaaaacacaaaataaaattaataaattttctttttgcagcGAATACCCCTAATGTTTTAAACAAAAGCATACAAAGAGACAACTAAGTACGAGTTAATAACATTTTGGCATAAATTAAGTAGAACCGCCAACAAGCATTTGataattctgttttttttataggAAACATTAACAAAAACTGTGTTAACTTTGAggaaatttcaaatgcaattgtttGGCTTCcgtgtatgtgaatgtgtgacagtgtgtgtgagtgtgtgagaaACAAGACatagatacaagatacaaagAAACGAGCACAAgctacaaaaaacaaaacaaaaacaataaagaaacaGACAGTATTAAAAAGAGGGGGGAATTTAGGGTTGAGGAGAGGGGGAAGTTAATTGAGGCAACGACAAgacgacaacaaacaaaactacaaactaacaataaacaataaacgataaacaattaaacattaacaatgcgaatacaaaacaattgcaatggCTTAAACATAACTTAAACtagtattaattaaatacGCGATTGattgtgcatttttttttttgtgttgcttgttGTGTTTCCTTTTCAGTCAAATTGTGGTCATGATAACAACTGATAAGagggcaaataaaaatgtaaataaatacgacACAACTCTTTAATACACAAAACTTGTGAATTGTGAATTTAAGCTCAATGAATTCGAGTGATTCATTTTATTCGCCAGTACGATGACAAATGAGTATGTACAATAATAGTTTAATCGTATGTTACGTATGAAATATGtacaatagtttttttttgtttgtctttatgccaattaaaaaataaattataaattatatacgCATGTTTGGTTTCGTTTGTCAGAACTCACTTCAAGTcgcttttattaattaatattaatttttaaatgatttcttttCATCTTCTTTAAACCATTCCTTACATACTCTTAATGCAAGaagaacacacaaaaacaaaagtaaataaattataaataatagaattttCACAAAACATatgcgttgttgtttttcttgttattgttgttcattttttaGTATAGTGTGTGTAgattttgtacttttattttagcaaaagtgtagtttgtatttttttgtctgGGATTTGTGCCAGTTTAAtgcttaaaattaaacttaaataaaaggtgttgttgtttcatgtgtgtatgtgtgtgtgcgtaagtagttgttgttgttgttgttgcaggcGCAGCTtgagttaaatatttaacaaaatacaacaaaaaaaaaaataactagaGAGATAGGCGCAAAACGTTCCAAAAATATGttgtaaaaatcaaaaagaaaaacaattttcacaatCCAAAAAATTCAGTCTGTGAGCAAGAGacagaaatatataaagaGCGAGAGGGGGAGTGTGGGGAAAAGGGCAGCGACTGTCCGTTAAtgtaaattaatgtaaattataaaaataaaaaagaaaacaataaaagagtttaaacaaaatcataatcaatttcaaattaaacaaatacacagcgttaaataatcataaaaataaaaataataataataataataataagtggattacaaatcaaaagtaaaaattcgaaaatcaAGAAGGATAaacttaaaatactaaatggaTTAATAATTCTTTTTGCTTGCTCAAACCTGTAAAAAGAATACGAAACTTAAAAATCAAGCTAATTAGTCGCTAGGCTTGGGGGGAGGAAGTAAGGATTATAGGAAGGGAAATGAAGGATTGATAGGGGTTGGGGGCATCAAACGGATATGCGTGAGCCTGGCCAGAACTTATCCCTCACCTGTGGCAAATACGAGAGACTCTTGGTGCTCTCCGCATAGCGATTGACGGCACGCAGCTCCTCCATGGTCATGCCACCGGCGCTGCCTCCGCCTCCATTGTTGCCCGCTGCACCGCCATTGGAGCCAACAGCTCCTCCAGAATTCGAGCTGCACGAGCTGCTGTGGCGTATGCCGCGATTGCAGCGACTGCAGgtgcgttgctgctgcttcagtttGCCTCCGTTGCTGCTGGCCAGAGTGAcagttgctgtggttgttgttggcgttgtggCCTGAACTGGAGCGACAACAGTTGCCACTGCTGTGGTGTTGCTGCCACGTCGCTCGCAGCCACCGCCGTCGAGACTCTTGGTGCCAGCGCGCAAACGTCGCTGATGATGGCTGCTGGCCAGCGGTTTCTTTTTGTTCTGACGATAGCGACGCTTCACCGTGGTCAACTCGtcgtcctcatcatcatcctcgtcgtcatcgtcgtcctGCGAGTTGTTCGTTGTGCTCATCAACGGTTGCGCCTGACGCTGCCTGAAGCGTTGCATGCCACGCAGCTgctgcatctgctgctgctgctgatgatgttgcaaTTGGCCTGGCATCGCTGGAGCAATGCTGCTCAGCTCGAGTTCGGCTGCAAAGTCGTGGGCCAACTCATCGTTATCCTCATCATCGTCGGCATAATCATCGTAATCGTAGTCGGTGCCATTGCCGTTGTTGCCGTTCCCATTGCCATTGCGCTTGGCCGGCAGCGGAGAGCTGGTCATGGCAAAGATGCCGGGTCCCTCCAGTGACACCGAGAGCCGAGCGCAGCTCTCGATGAATGAGTGCTCCGGCGACACGCCCAGCGAGAGAACGCTGTTCTCCAGCGCCGAACTGGAGCTGGTCAGGAGTGCAGGTGTCGAGCGTGATTCCTCCTGGGCCACTGCGTTGATCGTATGCGTATTGCGTATCGTATAATAGTTGTTGTTCGTcatgattttattttgattttttttttggtttttgaatgAGCAATGAAATAGACATAAATATGGTAGACATAGAGTtggtttttttcattttttttttgttttagataTCGTGCATAGAATGAGACTGAAGCAGTGgcaaaaaagtgcaaaaacaTATAGagacagatagatagataaGACATTGCAAGTGATGGAGAGAGAAACTAATAGAGTGTTGTATATAGTAAGGGAAAAGAAGAGTGTGTAAAAGTGTGTATTAAACcccaaaagcaaacacaattgCCCAAGAAGCGATGGACTCTTAAGGACTAAACACATCGAGAGATACCCCAAATACAGTTAGATCGATCGATCAGTCGATAAACATATCGATCAGATCGTTAGATAGAGAGCGTTAGCAGAGAGATATATAGATAGTAGAGTACTTAGATCTAGATTGAAATATGTTATTATGGAGTACTCACGTAATCCCCAACGCTCGCATTGACACTGCAACCAAGTCTTTTCCGCCTCCAAAGAATGTTGCACTATCGAGTTGtagatagacagagagaaaagATATATTGTCATTACAatcattacattttttataattactattattatgaAGATTGTTGATACATATTTTAATGGTGATTGTCAACACCGTTAACACGTTTCATAcgattatcattatcattgtcATCACCAATAGTAATAGCATTATTAAGTTAATTGACAAtgctattactattattattcttcATTACCATTAATCTTATCTATAGTAATATCTTTGTTTTATGATAAATATTAGCACTATGATTCAATAACGCAACGATTATGATTTTAAAACACAAAAGATCATCAAGTGTACGAACAAGGTTTTCTGAATCATTTGATATTCTAATGAATCACGCGTAAACTTTCTTTCTGGTGACAAAGGTTCTTTGTGCTACATTTAACTTACAAGACCCAGATGTCCTTGCTTATAAACAGCACATTACTCATGATATCGATAACTCATGATGGTGAAATTGCTATAATctaattagtattattattaaatatctaATATAAAGCACTGCATTTAAGTAAGATTGCAAAAAGacttttgaattattatcATAAAAGAAGATATCTAACTTATCTGCAAGAATGTTGTGATGTCGTTAAACAGTACCATCTTGAAATAAGAAACACAGTCTGAATTATGTCGGTTTGAATCTAAGCTATGTGCAAATTGACTTTGTAAACAAACTATGACGAATGTTCTTTTAGTCAACATACACAATATTAAACTATTACTAGTTCTATAATCCTAAAGCTTCTTATAGTCAtcatatacaatattaaactATTACTATAACATTCACTAGTTCTATAATCATAAATCTTCTTAGTCAACATACACAATATTAAACTATTAACTATAACTTTCACTAGTTCTATTATTATCTCTAAATCTCCAATCTTAACTCGCCACTCACATGCATATTTCTGTTGCGCCAATTTGCCGCGTGGCGGTGGCGGATATTGGAAGCTGCAGATCCATTCGTCCTGCACCTTGAGAATGCGTCCTGTGACGCGTGCATAGTACTCGTAATTTTCGCGTCCAAAGATATCGTGTGTGGCAAACTTATCGATAATGTGTTGCATGATCTTGGTAGCCACCTgtaaaagcaaatgcaaatccaTATTAAATACCACCCAGCGGGTATGATTAATATGATGATTAACTCACCTTAAACTTGAGCACATCCTCCATGCGTGCGGTTTTGCCATCGCTAACGCACGATTGAAAGAAACTGGGGGCCACCGAGACGCCGAGAGCCTCGCTGGTCATGCCCGTGGAGGCGTTGGCGGCATTGCTGGCGATGACGCGGAATGTgccaaataataaaactaaaagatgTTGCGTATACTTGGGCAGTGATGCAAACAATctgcaaaagaaataaaataacacaaaaaatcacaaaaagaaataacacAAAGGAGaggcatgtatgtgtgtgtgtgtgttcgttaGAAATGACCcagaaaatgcaataaaaaaaaatactacaatacacatatattataaTCGTATAAACAGAAATGTCAGCCGGAAGCCCTGTAAAAGATCGTCTTATCTATGCTGTTGGGAAGGCGAAGGAGAAGTGGAAAGGGGAAAGCAACTACAATTGTTACTCAtgtgtttttatatttattacaaagtGCACTGACTCATTGTCTCTCTCCCGCGCTGTGGCTCTGGCGAGGGCCATCAAAGAAAGTCACTTGAATGAGGTACGAGGGGAGTTTCAAGATTGGGTTTGGGGTTTGGGGCAAAAGCGCAGAGCAGCTGCTTGGTTTGTTCACACTTTCATTTTGGCATGTGGCGGCTTGGAAAACCTGGCTAACAAACAAACTTCAACTCAAGCTCACAAACTGGTAACTCGCGCACTCTTTCACTCcatcacactctctctctctctctctctctctgtgtatttCTCCGTCTATTTCTCGTTACACAACTGTAGACTGCAGACCAGCGAAGCGAACTAAGCAACAACTATCACAGTTAACCAATCAATTAATGCGCTTTACTCCTCCTCGTTCTTCTCCCCACCCGTTTGCAGCGTTTACAGCTAACCAACTCGccatagaaaacaaaaaagtgaaaacttGCGAGAAGATTGACAATGAACCGAGAGTACGAGAGTATAATAACAGCGTTTATAAGGAGTCAGCTTCagtctgtctggctgtctgtctgttgccTGTCAATTGTCAGACAAAGAAGAGCCACAGATGCACCTTGATCACAAGAGCTTTAATCATAATGTGCTTTAAAGAGAAATTAATGCGCTTTTCATTAGAAATCGTGATAGATGTGAAGAATAGTTGAAGAGTTGAAACCATTCGTATTTTTAGCTAAGTTCATAATTATAGACCCTTTGTaatgatattataataataatattatatataatgatGAATTGTATTCCTAGTCTATATATCATctttatattaattacaataacTCACTCTCAGTCACTTTGCTTACATTTCTTAATCATCTTTAATCGAGAGCAAAAGCAGCATGCGTGATAAACACACTGCTTGAATGATATCACTTGGGTCAAggctatatataaaattacttCATCTTTTCAACTATCAGCAGCGCGTTCACCTGTTTCCTCAtgtacaaacaaacaacaaaaaaaaagtaaactgaagtgaagtgaagacGCAGCAAGTAAAACGCGatacaaacagcaaaaaaaaccCGAGCATTGCCCACCCAATGCCCTATGGGTTCAACACATTTTTTCCAGATCTGGCCCCCAACGCAATATCAACGACCccaaatacagaaaaaaaaaataaaaaatacttaaataaaagtaaatatataaaagcaaaatgaaaacgtGCCGCGGTTGCAACAATATCATTATATTGTATCTATATAGATCGCCTTCAACTCTCTAATCTTATCGAAGCATGTCGGTTCTTTGGACTTCTTCGAGGGATacctcgaactcgaactcgaaaccgttctgttctgttcttcAACTGATATCATTACACTATCTagacaaatattaataatttgttttgtactattaattattaactGATTCGAGTTCAGTTTCAGCGATATTGTTTACTATTTTTTGGGTTACtcagcgacgacgacaacgacgacgataaCCCCATAAATGGAATGCGTACAAATCGTTAACTAATTGCATTAATTACCAGGAATGCCGTTAAATagaattacaacaacaataacaataaatacacaatCGACACAAACGAAACaagtgttgtgttgtgttgattGTTGTGTTGTACGCTCTCGCCTGATATTATCGCAACGataaccagcagcagcaacagcagcacgaCCCTTGTggtttgtgtatttttttttttctctgtaaCTATAATGGATGATTAATGcgcttttaatttgattaattcgGGGTACAATCACTTTGTCACAGAATATGCGCGCACATCCGCAAAGAAGCTTCTTTAAGCAAAGATTcagctttaatgagcttttaTACACTAAGAGCATTTATAAGGTTTAAGACTACTTCTAAAAATCGTATATTTATCAGCAAAGAAGCTTCTTTAAGCAAAGACAcagctttaatgagcttttaTACACTAAAAGCTTTTATAAGGTATACAAATCGTATATTTATCAGCAAAGAAGCTTCTTTAAGCAAAGATTcagctttaatgagcttttatatactaaaagctTTTATACTTTTCAAGACTACTTGTAAAAATCGTATATTTCTTACGAAACAACGCCGTCTAATGGCTTTTAATAGTTGCACGCGCCTCGCTAGAATATTATGTGATTGTCGCACATATAATTTAATGTCATTCAAAGCTTTTATGCACTTTCAAAGCTGTTTTCACTGCTTGGAATTaaataatagcaacaatatTGCCCCATTCAGCGGCTATTAGAAGTGTTAAAAGTGTTTCGAGAGGTGTTGAAAACAGTTGTTCAATTACAAAAGGCAATTACCAGTTCTGACTTAACACTGAATTAAAGTTGTCTAAGcattatgtattatat of Drosophila nasuta strain 15112-1781.00 chromosome 3, ASM2355853v1, whole genome shotgun sequence contains these proteins:
- the LOC132788708 gene encoding LOW QUALITY PROTEIN: uncharacterized protein LOC132788708 (The sequence of the model RefSeq protein was modified relative to this genomic sequence to represent the inferred CDS: deleted 1 base in 1 codon), producing the protein MSSWAERVHRRAADLGNVVTSCGHPATAPGYPYRLEKVKFGVPLEEVCKHNNNIPGPLLVLILKLNKESPNRRDVFRAPGHQASMKKLIHFLQAGRLVNVDKYSVFTIASVLKKFLRKIPNGIFGRNGEMELFAINELQNEAEQTDRLHRLFASLPKYTQHLLVLLFGTFRVIASNAANASTGMTSEALGVSVAPSFFQSCVSDGKTARMEDVLKFKVATKIMQHIIDKFATHDIFGRENYEYYARVTGRILKVQDEWICSFQYPPPPRGKLAQQKYALQHSLEAEKTWLQCQCERWGLLAQEESRSTPALLTSSSSALENSVLSLGVSPEHSFIESCARLSVSLEGPGIFAMTSSPLPAKRNGNGNGNNGNGTDYDYDDYADDDEDNDELAHDFAAELELSSIAPAMPGQLQHHQQQQQMQQLRGMQRFRQRQAQPLMSTTNNSQDDDDDEDDDEDDELTTVKRRYRQNKKKPLASSHHQRRLRAGTKSLDGGGCERRGSNTTAVATVVAPVQATTPTTTTATVTLASSNGGKLKQQQRTCSRCNRGIRHSSSCSSNSGGAVGSNGGAAGNNGGGGSAGGMTMEELRAVNRYAESTKSLSYLPQVHERQTARMRTRSEWFLGPRDAVVSLQLPADTCSNCCLAAAAAAAAGYLGGGSTRDMRQTVAGGAAAALEAERSQAALLYHFYRRQQRELDQEDMMDTEDSYSYGRQQQEQHQQLEQQQQQQQHIHSKGLLKPPQQQLQRRLLLDVNSVGNIRLSNSAESIQYASRRPNISLGGNPNSGGNNSSIINPSSNTRRLLINVPRQYPLRSSLRRHKEKQIGGSQSNSSNSISNEQLTGNVAGGTAATVAAAPLNKPLLLVGMLPGAEQPPSVRNSIADCGSIDYDKMDTMEHQLSVECNTTQHSFKPPRL